CAGGTTCCTTAGGTGCAGGTGCTTTACAAACCCGTATGCATCTTCGGTACTCAGGAAACTGGCGAATTCCCCTTCTTTCGTCGTGCCCGCCATCAGGTCCCTGACCGTCGGATAGGACAGGCCGTTTCCCAGGCGGGTTTCGGCGTACCGGATCGAAAGCTGTTTTTCGTAGAACGACTGGTAGATGTAGAGCATCTTGTCGAGATCGTCCCGGTCTTCGATCCCGTACCGCCTGACTTCCCGCCGAAGCCGCTTCCAGTTTTCTTCAAACTGCAGGGAGTCGGCCGCGGTCGACGTTTCGATGTAATCCAGGACTTCGGTAACGAAGGCCGTGCGTTCCGGTCCTCCGATCGCAACCGTGTCGGCTTCCCGGTTCTGCCTGCTGAACAGCAGCATCAGGAAGGACGTGCGGTCCGGGGCCAGGGCAAAAAGGGCTTTGTAGAGGAGATGCTGGAGCAGATTCTCGCGACGGATGTCGACGATGAAAGCAATATCCGGTCTCGAGGCGGCAATGTAGGAGAAGTTCTGCTCCGTACCGACGCCGATGTAGACGCCGCCGCGTCTGCCCCGTTCGGTTACCGTGGGAACGACGTGCAGGTAGGACGATTCATTGGTAACGAAGTTGTCCCCGGGGAAGTGACCGGGCGCTTCGGAGAACGCGGTCATGATCCTGGCGAATTCGGACAGCGCCAGGGAGTCCGGCACCGCCCCGTGCGAAGCAAGGCGCAGGTCGAGCAGGACACAAAATGCCGTCAAAACTAAAAGTCGATGAAGTTTCAATGTAGGGGGGTTTCCTTTTCATCGTATTAAAACTCAACTATTTCGAGTTCAACTGTGCTACTCGGTCGAGGCGGTCTTGCAGGGTGGGGTGGGTCAGGAATACACGAGCGAACTTCCGTGGAGCCTTCATTCGGTCATTCAATTGATGCAGGCGGTAGAGGGCCCGGCTGTAACATTCCACCCCCACCCATCCGGCCGCGGTAGTATCTGCTTCATATTCGTTACGTCTCGACAGGGGAAGCATGACACAGACCATAACGAGCCATACATTCGCACCGCCCATCAAGCCGGACGCCCACACCTTAAGGGACTCGTCCAATGCACTGTAGTAGGCGTTGAAATCAATCAAATACAAAATGATCTGAATCACGCAAATCCACAGAATCCCAGACAACAACATCGTGAATAAATGCCTGTGGCGAATATGCGCCACTTCGTGGGCGAATATCGCCAGGATTTCGTCTTCCTTCATTTTCTCCAGCAGTTTGTCGGTAAAGAATATGTACCGGCCTTTTCGAAAAAGGCCGGAAACCATGGCGTTCGCCGTCCTGCCTTTCATGGCGTATAATGTCTCTGCTGTGATGTCCATTCCGGTGACCGCCAGCAACTTCCTGACCGACCGGTTCAGACGATCATCCTGTAACTCGAAACCTCGGAATATGAACCGTGTCAGGTAGGGAAAACACAGATATCCGCAGGCGTTGCCCACGGCGGCCGAAACGATGACCAAACCTACTACTGCGATCGACCCACGCTCGAATAGACCTGGAGCCGAATCTTCCGCCACGATAATCGTTGCGATCAAGATGGCTGCAAACACGAGCGCGGCCAGAAACATGCACGCCATCGCTACGCCCATGTCCAGTCCGAACTCGACCAGTCTGTCACGCCAGGTCAACTTAATTGTTCCCTCTTCATCCGGCGGACTTTCGACGGCGTCGAAGCTTCTTTCGTTGTTGGGATCGGTCATCACAGTGTCTCTCTTAACTTTGTCCATTAGAGGACAATCATGGTTATGAACACGTGCAGGCCCGCGTAGGCCGAGAGTATCCCGGCGCATTTCAGCCGGGACAATGCACTTAACCGGTGGACCACTTCGCAGGCAACTGCCAGGGTAAGGCCATAAGCTAGATTACGACCAAGTCGTAACCAACTAAACCATCCCGAATCCTGCATTTTACCGATTTCAACGGGTAATTGTTCTATCGTGGGAATAGAAGCCAACCCCTCGTGGGTCAATGCGTCGGAGAATAACACCAGGAACATTATCGCACACGCTGAATACAATGCGAGCGGCAAGTATCCGATACTCAGCCAGCCGAACAAAGCGCGGTGATTCCGTCGACCGTTCATTAGCATTACAGCGATGACAATGAACGCCCACCCCAGTACAAAGGTGACGATGTCACCGAATACGACTCCCACCGACGTGCTGATGCTCATAATCGTTAACACCTGATCATACGCACTGGCCAGTTGTTCGGGAATCTGTTCTATGATCGAGCGAAACATCATGTATACGGTCAGTACATTGGTAATAAGGTAGGTTACAAAAACGCTTAAACCGATCCAAATGGACTCCGTCACTCCGATCGTTGAGATTCTGTCAACAGTCCAACCGGGATTTCGCATAATCGTTCCTTCAATTGAATCCGGCCGCAATCTGACCGGTTAGGTAGGTTTCCACCATGGAGGCTGCAAGCACAAGCAAGAGCCCCGCCGTCAATCTTCGAAAGTTCAGTGATATCCTGTCCATACTGAACGACCAGTCATCCAATCTCAGTTTTCTATATATGATGATAAAACCTTCGCAACCCACGGCCGCTATCATGGCGAATCCAGCGAGTTCCAGCAGTCCATGAGGCACTGTAAGGGCGGCCACCCTCTCCAATGACACGCCGGATACCATCGCACTCCGAACAACCCATCCGATACTGAGTCCGATCCAGGCCAGATTCACCATGCCTATGAATCCCAGCGACAGAATCCCCGTCAGTAACACGGCGCAGACTTTCAAATTCGTTCCAATGATGTATTCCCATTCATCATGCCCATCGAGGAAAACGCGGGGGAACAGGGTATTCGCGTCTGAAGCATGGTCCGGAGCACCGGCAGGTCCCGTGTCCATGGGAGACGATCTGCCGATAACAAAGCCGGCAAGTATACAACACACAGCGAGTAGAAATGGGACTTTGTTGAGGCGGTATTCGTTCATCGGCTTAGTCAAGTACCAGGATTGTCTATGGTTTCGGTTTCTGGTTAGCTAACGCGATGTGTTATCAATCTGATCGAATGCCAATTGAGGCGAGGAGGGGGCGTTGCGCCCCCTCCTCATTACCTTAAGGACCTAAACACCGAGTGCAAAGCCAGCAACTAGACCACCAGCGCCGAGTCCTGTGCATGCGACAAGGCCGAGACCGACCTTTAAACCCCACCCACCGGCTATGGCTGCCAATGCACCGGCGGATGTGTTTATGATATCGTGGCCCGTAATGCAGTAGATCAGGTTCGGCGTCGCTACGACACCGGGCGTTTCACCCAGCGATGCGTTGGCCGTCGAGTTGACGCTTGCGCCCGCGATCAGGGCGAACATGAATACGGAGAGAATGAGCTTTTTCATGATGATCTGTACTCCTCTAATGCTGGTTTGATCGAACGTATATCAAGCGAATAACAAACGTGTGTAATTGACCTTTCG
The genomic region above belongs to Gemmatimonadota bacterium and contains:
- a CDS encoding M48 family metallopeptidase, yielding MTDPNNERSFDAVESPPDEEGTIKLTWRDRLVEFGLDMGVAMACMFLAALVFAAILIATIIVAEDSAPGLFERGSIAVVGLVIVSAAVGNACGYLCFPYLTRFIFRGFELQDDRLNRSVRKLLAVTGMDITAETLYAMKGRTANAMVSGLFRKGRYIFFTDKLLEKMKEDEILAIFAHEVAHIRHRHLFTMLLSGILWICVIQIILYLIDFNAYYSALDESLKVWASGLMGGANVWLVMVCVMLPLSRRNEYEADTTAAGWVGVECYSRALYRLHQLNDRMKAPRKFARVFLTHPTLQDRLDRVAQLNSK
- a CDS encoding stage II sporulation protein M, yielding MNEYRLNKVPFLLAVCCILAGFVIGRSSPMDTGPAGAPDHASDANTLFPRVFLDGHDEWEYIIGTNLKVCAVLLTGILSLGFIGMVNLAWIGLSIGWVVRSAMVSGVSLERVAALTVPHGLLELAGFAMIAAVGCEGFIIIYRKLRLDDWSFSMDRISLNFRRLTAGLLLVLAASMVETYLTGQIAAGFN